One Pseudomonas abieticivorans genomic region harbors:
- a CDS encoding HlyD family secretion protein: MTEPTTTTTNAIASTPEGVAPPAAAATEPRSLRVRVLSTLIFASIAIVGVLVVLYAWQLPPFSSAVESTENALVRGQVTIIGPQLSGYVFEVPVQDFQFVKAGDLLVRLDDRIYKQKLDQSLAQLEQQRASLANNLQQRKSAEATILQKQAAIADNDAQVRKSSADLRRNEDLIKDGSVSRQSLDQVRATNAQAVAALAQAKAALEISRQDLQTVIVNRASLEASVQSAEAAVELARIDLDNTRVTAPRDGQLGQIGVRLGAYVSSGAQLMALVPDTLWVIANMKETQMDAVRVGQPVTFTVDALNHLRLRGHVQRISPATGSEFALLQSDNATGNFVKIAQRIPVRITVDPDQPEAQRLRPGMSVVVSIDTHYVVEGDREGVR, from the coding sequence ATGACCGAACCCACGACCACGACCACCAATGCCATTGCCTCCACCCCTGAGGGGGTCGCCCCACCGGCTGCTGCCGCCACTGAGCCGCGCTCGCTGCGGGTGCGCGTGCTGTCGACGCTGATTTTTGCCTCGATTGCCATCGTCGGTGTGCTGGTGGTGCTGTATGCCTGGCAGCTGCCGCCGTTCAGCAGCGCGGTGGAAAGCACCGAGAACGCCTTGGTGCGCGGCCAGGTCACCATCATCGGGCCACAGCTGAGCGGTTATGTGTTCGAGGTGCCGGTGCAAGACTTCCAGTTCGTCAAGGCCGGTGACTTGCTGGTGCGCCTGGATGACCGTATCTACAAGCAGAAGCTGGACCAGTCGCTGGCCCAGTTGGAGCAGCAACGCGCGTCGCTGGCCAACAACCTGCAGCAGCGCAAGAGCGCCGAGGCAACCATCCTGCAGAAACAGGCGGCGATCGCCGACAACGACGCCCAGGTGCGCAAAAGCAGCGCGGACCTGCGCCGCAACGAAGACCTGATCAAGGACGGCTCGGTGTCGCGCCAGAGCCTGGACCAGGTGCGTGCCACCAACGCCCAAGCCGTCGCGGCGCTGGCCCAGGCTAAGGCTGCGCTGGAGATTTCCCGCCAGGACCTGCAAACCGTGATCGTTAACCGCGCCTCCTTGGAGGCCTCGGTGCAGAGCGCGGAGGCGGCGGTGGAACTGGCCCGTATCGACCTGGACAACACCCGCGTGACCGCGCCGCGCGATGGCCAGCTGGGGCAGATTGGCGTGCGCTTGGGCGCCTACGTCAGTTCCGGTGCGCAGTTGATGGCGCTGGTGCCCGACACGCTCTGGGTGATCGCCAACATGAAGGAAACCCAGATGGACGCAGTGCGCGTCGGCCAGCCGGTCACCTTCACCGTCGACGCACTCAACCACCTCAGGTTGCGCGGCCACGTGCAGCGCATCTCGCCGGCCACAGGTTCGGAGTTCGCCTTGTTGCAGTCGGACAACGCCACCGGCAACTTCGTCAAGATCGCCCAGCGCATCCCGGTGCGCATCACCGTCGACCCCGACCAGCCCGAAGCCCAGCGCTTGCGCCCGGGGATGTCGGTGGTGGTGAGCATCGATACCCACTATGTGGTGGAGGGCGACAGGGAGGGCGTGCGCTGA
- a CDS encoding penicillin acylase family protein, with translation MKRRSLALALLLGQPQAWADEGGRSGQVALAGLQAPVAVRYDGRGVPHIQAQHETDLYVALGYVHGQDRLFQMELLRRLAQGEAAEVLGPRLVESDRLFRTLGLREQAAVYAAREDRDAPAWRAVQAYLAGLNAYQDSQPLPVEFGLLGIGKRAFTLEDTLSVSGFMAYGFAMGLRTEPLLTYVRDQLGAEYLKVFDLEWQPGGVLPLADADWRGLDQVARVSRDALAEAGLPQFEGSNAWVVAGTRTASGKPLLAGDPHVRFAVPAVWYEAHLQAPGFELYGHYHGLTPFASLGHNRDFGWSLTMFQNDDMDLVAEHVNPANAQQVRFNDQWVELTQRDYTLAVKGAEPVHFSVRQSPHGPIISDHGQPVSLWWTFLQTQQPILAGFYQVNRADTREKMRAAAELIAAPGLNILWANAAGDIGWWAAAQLPVRPAGVNPAFILDAQRGEAHKSGYLPFRANPQEENPPRGFIVSANFQPDSPTGVAIPGYYHTPDRGLQLFEQLAQGSAWDVRNSQALQLGTATGYGPRTLAPLLKDLREGVADTGQRQLIEQLAAWQGDYPLDSIAATLFTQLSFDLARLAMQDELGEAQFATLLSTRLLDGALPRLAAQADSPWWDDRTSRGTQSRAVIVRRAWQASVEHLKATLGEDPGQWQWGKAHTLTQSHPLGIANEGPHAMPGGHEVPNNLWANRGPAPWAVVNGPSTRRLVDFADASQALSILPMGQSGAAGDRHYADQAQDFIEGKYQRALLAEEAVAAGTVSTLRLVPAAKD, from the coding sequence ATGAAGCGTCGTTCTCTAGCCCTGGCCCTTTTGCTCGGTCAGCCCCAAGCCTGGGCCGATGAGGGCGGGCGCAGCGGCCAGGTGGCATTGGCCGGTTTGCAGGCGCCCGTGGCGGTGCGCTATGACGGGCGCGGCGTACCGCATATCCAGGCGCAACACGAAACCGACCTGTATGTTGCCCTGGGCTACGTGCATGGCCAGGACCGCCTGTTTCAGATGGAACTGCTGCGCCGCCTGGCCCAAGGCGAGGCGGCCGAGGTGCTGGGGCCGCGGCTGGTGGAGAGCGACCGATTGTTCCGCACCCTGGGCCTGCGCGAGCAGGCGGCCGTGTATGCCGCGCGCGAGGACCGCGATGCGCCGGCCTGGCGTGCGGTGCAGGCCTACCTGGCCGGGCTGAACGCCTACCAGGACAGCCAGCCGTTACCGGTGGAGTTCGGCCTGCTGGGCATCGGCAAGCGTGCGTTTACCCTGGAGGACACCCTCAGCGTTTCCGGCTTCATGGCCTACGGTTTTGCCATGGGCTTGCGCACCGAACCCTTGCTGACTTACGTGCGCGACCAGTTGGGCGCCGAGTACCTGAAGGTGTTCGACCTTGAGTGGCAGCCCGGCGGCGTGTTGCCCCTGGCCGACGCCGATTGGAGGGGCCTGGACCAGGTCGCCCGCGTCAGCCGTGATGCCTTGGCCGAGGCCGGGCTGCCGCAGTTCGAAGGCAGCAACGCCTGGGTGGTGGCCGGCACCCGCACTGCCAGTGGCAAACCCTTGCTAGCCGGCGACCCGCATGTGCGCTTCGCGGTGCCGGCGGTGTGGTACGAGGCCCACCTGCAGGCGCCGGGGTTTGAGCTGTACGGCCATTACCACGGGCTGACGCCGTTCGCCTCGCTGGGCCATAACCGTGATTTTGGCTGGAGCCTGACCATGTTCCAGAACGATGACATGGACCTGGTGGCCGAGCATGTCAACCCGGCCAATGCGCAACAGGTGCGGTTCAATGACCAGTGGGTGGAGTTGACCCAGCGCGACTACACCCTTGCGGTGAAGGGCGCCGAGCCGGTCCACTTCAGCGTGCGCCAGTCACCCCACGGGCCGATCATCAGCGACCATGGCCAACCGGTGTCGCTGTGGTGGACGTTCCTGCAAACCCAACAGCCGATCCTGGCCGGCTTCTACCAGGTCAACCGCGCCGACACCCGCGAGAAAATGCGCGCCGCCGCCGAACTGATCGCCGCCCCCGGGCTGAATATCCTCTGGGCCAATGCCGCCGGCGACATCGGCTGGTGGGCCGCGGCGCAGTTACCGGTGCGCCCGGCGGGGGTCAACCCGGCCTTTATCCTCGATGCCCAGCGCGGCGAGGCGCATAAATCGGGTTACCTGCCGTTTCGCGCCAACCCCCAAGAGGAGAACCCGCCGCGCGGCTTTATCGTCTCGGCCAATTTCCAGCCCGACTCACCCACCGGCGTGGCGATTCCCGGGTATTACCACACGCCGGATCGCGGCCTGCAGTTGTTTGAACAATTGGCGCAAGGCTCGGCCTGGGACGTACGCAACAGCCAGGCGCTGCAGCTGGGTACCGCCACCGGTTACGGGCCGCGCACCCTTGCGCCGTTGCTCAAGGACCTGCGCGAGGGGGTGGCCGACACCGGGCAGCGGCAACTGATCGAACAGCTGGCGGCATGGCAGGGCGATTATCCGCTGGACTCGATTGCCGCAACCCTGTTCACCCAATTGAGTTTCGACCTGGCGCGCCTGGCCATGCAGGACGAGCTGGGCGAGGCGCAATTTGCCACCTTGTTGAGCACCCGGCTGCTCGACGGCGCCTTGCCGCGCCTGGCCGCACAGGCCGATTCACCGTGGTGGGATGACCGCACCAGCCGTGGCACGCAAAGCCGCGCAGTGATCGTGCGCCGCGCCTGGCAGGCCAGCGTCGAGCACCTCAAGGCCACGCTGGGTGAAGACCCAGGCCAATGGCAATGGGGCAAGGCGCACACCCTGACCCAGAGCCACCCGTTGGGCATTGCCAACGAAGGCCCCCACGCGATGCCCGGTGGCCACGAGGTGCCGAACAACCTGTGGGCCAATCGTGGCCCGGCGCCGTGGGCCGTGGTCAACGGCCCCTCTACCCGGCGCCTGGTGGATTTCGCCGACGCCAGCCAGGCATTGAGCATACTGCCCATGGGCCAAAGCGGGGCGGCGGGGGACCGGCATTATGCCGACCAGGCGCAGGACTTCATCGAGGGCAAATACCAGCGCGCGTTGCTGGCTGAAGAGGCGGTGGCCGCCGGCACGGTGAGTACGTTGCGGTTGGTGCCGGCTGCCAAGGATTGA